In the Prochlorococcus sp. MIT 1307 genome, one interval contains:
- the mutT gene encoding 8-oxo-dGTP diphosphatase MutT — translation MINRKSVEEGSGELFLTFEKLDFMQLGLLDWFVEHGRHSIPWKLKSDGSHPKNNEALNPYGIWIAEVMLQQTQLHVVLPYWERWMQTLPTLLDLVQASEQEILLLWQGLGYYSRARRIHKSAHKLLEVLGGADSLDPSSWPSDLKTWMSLPGIGRSTAGSIISSAFNLPKSLLDGNVQRVLSRLIANPRPAKDCLPVLWDLSDQLMDKQNPRHFNQALMDLGAMVCTPSSPNCIKCPWNAYCIAYSSRQTQKFPVKAASRPLPFQVIGIGVVFNDFGEVLIDQRLDGVSMGGMWEFPGGKKELDEEIEETIKRELREELGIQVEVGDLLISIEHSYSHKKLLFIVHICHCIAGKPQPLASQQCRWVQPNELDQYPFPVANSKMISALKTYLQKDN, via the coding sequence GTGATTAATAGAAAAAGTGTTGAGGAAGGGTCTGGAGAGCTTTTCTTAACATTTGAGAAATTAGATTTCATGCAACTTGGATTGCTTGATTGGTTCGTTGAACATGGACGTCATTCGATCCCCTGGAAGCTCAAATCAGATGGGAGTCATCCGAAAAATAACGAGGCCTTAAATCCTTATGGAATTTGGATTGCTGAAGTGATGCTTCAGCAGACCCAACTGCATGTTGTTTTGCCTTATTGGGAAAGATGGATGCAAACTTTGCCAACTTTGCTCGATTTGGTGCAAGCTTCTGAGCAAGAAATTTTGCTGCTTTGGCAAGGACTTGGTTATTACTCCAGAGCACGTCGAATTCACAAATCAGCTCACAAATTGTTGGAAGTTTTAGGAGGCGCTGACTCATTGGACCCATCTTCTTGGCCTAGTGATTTAAAGACGTGGATGTCTTTGCCTGGAATCGGTCGCAGTACTGCAGGAAGCATCATCTCTTCGGCTTTCAACCTTCCTAAGTCTCTTCTTGATGGCAATGTTCAAAGAGTATTAAGCCGATTAATCGCAAATCCCAGGCCAGCAAAAGACTGTTTGCCTGTTTTATGGGATCTTAGTGATCAATTAATGGATAAACAGAATCCACGACACTTCAATCAGGCCTTAATGGACTTGGGAGCGATGGTTTGTACTCCAAGCAGCCCAAATTGTATTAAATGTCCTTGGAATGCGTATTGCATTGCTTACTCTTCTAGGCAAACTCAAAAATTTCCCGTGAAGGCTGCTAGTAGACCCTTACCTTTTCAAGTTATAGGGATCGGTGTTGTTTTTAATGATTTCGGAGAGGTGCTGATAGATCAACGTTTGGATGGAGTTTCTATGGGCGGAATGTGGGAATTTCCAGGTGGAAAAAAGGAGTTAGATGAAGAGATTGAAGAAACAATCAAGCGTGAATTAAGAGAGGAATTGGGGATCCAAGTCGAAGTAGGTGATCTCTTGATTTCAATAGAACATTCATATAGCCATAAAAAGCTTCTCTTCATTGTGCATATTTGTCATTGCATAGCAGGTAAACCTCAACCTTTAGCTAGTCAACAATGTCGCTGGGTTCAACCAAATGAGCTCGATCAGTATCCTTTTCCAGTAGCTAATTCCAAGATGATATCTGCATTGAAAACATACCTTCAAAAAGACAATTGA
- the tsaE gene encoding tRNA (adenosine(37)-N6)-threonylcarbamoyltransferase complex ATPase subunit type 1 TsaE, whose translation MFEASEWSQCQSTDSYWLLQNLEETIALGTKLSERIPDLKILLLEGPLGAGKTSLVKGIASGLGINEPITSPTFPLAQHYPEGNPPLFHLDLYRLEDKEAANELFLQEEEEAEDLGALIVVEWPERLSLSLPEAWKIKLKHHSDGKRLAHVIPPIDPAKNSLSLHK comes from the coding sequence ATGTTCGAAGCTTCCGAGTGGAGTCAATGTCAATCTACAGATTCATACTGGCTACTCCAAAATCTTGAGGAAACCATTGCTTTAGGCACAAAGCTCAGTGAAAGAATTCCTGACTTAAAAATACTTTTACTCGAAGGTCCTTTAGGGGCAGGAAAAACCTCTCTTGTGAAAGGCATAGCCAGTGGCTTAGGGATTAATGAACCCATAACTAGCCCAACTTTTCCATTGGCACAGCATTATCCTGAGGGCAACCCACCCTTATTTCATCTAGATCTATATCGATTAGAAGATAAAGAAGCTGCTAATGAGTTGTTTTTACAAGAAGAAGAGGAAGCTGAAGATCTTGGTGCACTCATAGTTGTCGAATGGCCAGAACGTTTAAGTTTGTCTCTTCCAGAAGCCTGGAAAATAAAATTAAAGCACCATAGTGATGGAAAGCGATTAGCTCATGTAATCCCTCCTATAGATCCTGCAAAAAATTCTTTATCTCTTCATAAGTAG
- a CDS encoding alpha/beta fold hydrolase — MEECLFHSNSWRWHDWKISWNSEGCSDNSSPAIVLIHGFGACKEHWRHNQPVIGKVTICYAIDLIGFGNSSQPNARLQGEKSHSGDFTYGFDAWSKQVADFCTHVVQKRVILVGNSIGGVIALRAGQLLKDTCCGVVLIDCAQRTMDDKRLNEQPNWMKAVRPVLKTLVRQRWLSGNLFRNAANPTVIRRVLMQAYPSKKNIDEHLINLLHTPSKRTGAKEAFRGFINLFDDYLAPDLMKDLETPVDMIWGDKDPWEPVEEAKRWLKSFKCIRSLEIIPGAGHCPHDEAPEHVNRVLLKLIQHAT, encoded by the coding sequence ATGGAGGAATGTTTGTTTCATAGCAATAGCTGGCGCTGGCATGACTGGAAAATCTCCTGGAATAGTGAGGGCTGCAGTGACAACTCAAGTCCTGCAATAGTGCTCATACATGGCTTTGGAGCATGCAAAGAACATTGGCGCCATAATCAACCAGTCATAGGTAAGGTCACAATCTGCTACGCAATTGATCTAATTGGCTTTGGCAACAGCAGCCAACCAAATGCAAGATTGCAGGGAGAAAAGTCTCACTCAGGAGACTTCACCTATGGATTCGATGCTTGGAGCAAGCAAGTCGCTGACTTTTGTACTCATGTGGTGCAGAAACGAGTAATCCTTGTAGGGAATTCAATTGGCGGGGTTATTGCGTTACGAGCTGGTCAATTACTAAAAGATACCTGCTGCGGCGTAGTTCTTATCGATTGCGCACAAAGAACAATGGACGATAAACGCTTAAACGAGCAACCTAATTGGATGAAAGCAGTTCGTCCTGTGTTGAAGACACTTGTAAGGCAGCGATGGTTGAGTGGAAATCTTTTTCGAAATGCAGCAAATCCAACTGTCATTAGACGAGTACTTATGCAGGCCTATCCCAGCAAAAAGAACATTGATGAACATTTAATTAATTTGCTACATACTCCAAGTAAGCGAACAGGAGCAAAAGAAGCTTTTAGAGGCTTCATCAACCTTTTTGATGATTATCTTGCCCCTGATTTAATGAAAGATCTAGAAACTCCGGTCGACATGATTTGGGGCGACAAAGACCCATGGGAACCTGTTGAAGAAGCAAAAAGATGGTTGAAATCTTTCAAATGTATTCGTTCATTAGAAATAATCCCTGGAGCTGGACATTGTCCGCATGACGAAGCGCCTGAGCATGTAAACCGTGTCCTCTTGAAATTAATTCAACACGCAACGTAA
- a CDS encoding SH3 domain-containing protein, with amino-acid sequence MTYVFRWSWLLGIALFFPVALPAGGGQLYQPKICRCFASTPLLAGNCCLLKASPSIFAPSLRTISVGTPLRVLRSWKAADGKEWLQVNIATNQIMELSSGRRGWLNV; translated from the coding sequence GTGACCTATGTTTTTCGCTGGAGCTGGCTTTTAGGAATAGCTCTTTTTTTTCCGGTAGCTCTTCCCGCTGGGGGTGGGCAGTTATATCAACCGAAAATTTGTAGGTGCTTTGCTTCAACTCCTCTTCTGGCTGGTAATTGTTGTCTTTTAAAGGCTAGTCCATCCATCTTTGCACCAAGTTTACGGACTATTAGTGTTGGTACACCATTAAGAGTTTTAAGAAGTTGGAAGGCTGCAGATGGTAAAGAATGGCTCCAGGTCAACATTGCTACTAATCAAATCATGGAATTGTCTTCGGGACGACGTGGCTGGTTAAATGTCTGA
- a CDS encoding RpoD/SigA family RNA polymerase sigma factor: MEAPSQKFPVEVDLVRSYLRDIGRVPLLTHEQEITLGRQVQELMSLELLEAELQADLGDKPSQDALAVAAGLTLLQLKKKLKNGQRAKERMVAANLRLVVSVAKKYTKRNMELLDLIQEGTIGLVRGVEKFDPTRGYKFSTYAYWWIRQGITRAISEKSRTIRLPIHITEMLNKLKKGQRELSQQMARTPTLTELAEFVELPEEDVKELMCSARQPMSLQMSVGDGDETELLDLLSAGKDVPSEQIESECMKGDLETLLEQLPELQSRVLRMRYGIDGEAPMSLTGIGRVLGISRDRVRNLERDGFRGLRRLGDAVEAYVAC; encoded by the coding sequence ATGGAAGCTCCATCTCAAAAGTTCCCAGTAGAAGTTGACCTGGTCCGTTCTTATTTACGTGATATTGGTCGTGTGCCATTGCTTACTCATGAGCAAGAGATCACATTGGGGCGACAAGTGCAGGAGTTGATGTCTCTGGAGCTTCTAGAAGCTGAACTTCAGGCCGATTTAGGTGATAAGCCTAGTCAGGATGCCCTTGCAGTGGCTGCTGGATTAACTCTTTTACAGTTGAAAAAGAAGTTAAAGAATGGTCAGCGTGCAAAAGAGCGCATGGTTGCGGCCAATTTGCGATTGGTGGTCAGTGTTGCTAAGAAGTACACAAAGCGGAACATGGAGCTCTTGGATCTAATCCAGGAGGGAACTATTGGATTGGTTCGAGGAGTTGAGAAATTTGATCCGACGCGTGGGTACAAATTCTCTACTTATGCCTATTGGTGGATACGACAGGGGATAACTCGTGCGATTTCAGAGAAGAGCAGAACGATTCGTTTGCCTATCCATATCACTGAAATGCTCAACAAGTTGAAGAAGGGTCAGCGTGAATTGAGTCAACAAATGGCTCGAACACCAACTTTGACTGAACTGGCTGAGTTTGTAGAGCTTCCCGAAGAAGATGTCAAAGAGTTGATGTGTAGTGCACGTCAACCAATGAGTTTGCAGATGAGTGTGGGGGATGGGGATGAAACTGAGCTGCTTGATTTGCTTTCTGCTGGAAAAGATGTGCCAAGTGAGCAAATTGAGAGTGAATGCATGAAAGGTGATTTGGAAACATTGCTTGAGCAGTTACCGGAATTGCAGTCTCGAGTTTTGAGGATGCGTTATGGCATAGATGGAGAGGCACCGATGAGCTTGACTGGAATCGGTCGTGTTTTAGGAATCAGTAGAGACCGGGTTAGGAATCTTGAGAGAGATGGCTTCAGAGGTCTTCGAAGACTTGGTGATGCCGTTGAGGCTTACGTTGCGTGTTGA
- a CDS encoding carbohydrate kinase, with amino-acid sequence MTVDLDSLNAPQVICIGEALLDRLGPLGGDPYADKPVEDCLGGAPANVACGLAKLGINTAFAGRLGDDFIGKQFHKLFKTCGVNVQALQVDPVRPSRIVLVRRDLKGDRSFEGFQGGEEHGFADQALEVKALKETWPGLLSNAGWLLAGTIPLATTTSAETLLWGVEQAIKKEVKFALDINWRPTFWSQNLSSNCGPNDAALKKIAILLENASLLKLANEEARWFFNTSDPVKISRSLPNRPDVVVTNGARPLHWVIGGFAGEMKVFSPQTVVDTTGAGDAFTAGLLQQYLTSSFNKLNQEVVEEAVRFAAACGALVCGGPGGIDPQPTYEEIKNFLQDL; translated from the coding sequence ATGACTGTTGACTTGGATTCTTTAAATGCACCTCAAGTAATTTGTATTGGTGAAGCACTTTTGGACCGTTTGGGCCCTCTTGGTGGAGACCCTTATGCAGATAAACCGGTTGAAGATTGTTTAGGAGGGGCTCCTGCCAATGTTGCTTGCGGCTTAGCAAAGCTGGGGATCAATACTGCCTTTGCTGGGCGCTTAGGAGACGATTTTATTGGGAAGCAATTTCACAAATTGTTTAAGACTTGTGGAGTTAATGTTCAAGCTTTACAAGTAGATCCAGTTAGGCCTAGCAGAATTGTCCTCGTTCGTCGTGATTTAAAAGGGGATCGTTCTTTTGAAGGATTTCAGGGCGGAGAGGAGCATGGTTTTGCTGACCAGGCTTTGGAGGTTAAGGCACTAAAGGAGACATGGCCTGGTTTACTAAGCAATGCTGGCTGGTTATTGGCTGGCACAATTCCCTTGGCAACAACTACTTCTGCAGAGACTTTGTTATGGGGTGTTGAACAGGCAATCAAAAAAGAAGTTAAATTTGCTTTAGATATAAATTGGCGCCCTACCTTTTGGAGTCAAAACCTTTCTTCAAATTGTGGTCCCAATGACGCTGCTCTTAAAAAGATTGCAATTCTATTGGAAAATGCGTCTTTGCTAAAGCTTGCAAATGAAGAGGCAAGGTGGTTTTTCAATACTTCCGACCCTGTGAAGATATCGAGATCATTGCCTAATCGGCCTGATGTGGTTGTTACCAATGGGGCTAGGCCTTTGCATTGGGTAATTGGAGGTTTTGCTGGAGAGATGAAGGTTTTTTCGCCACAGACAGTGGTCGATACAACTGGCGCTGGTGATGCTTTTACTGCAGGCTTGCTTCAGCAATATTTGACGTCTTCTTTTAATAAGCTCAATCAAGAGGTTGTAGAAGAAGCTGTTCGTTTCGCAGCAGCATGTGGAGCTTTAGTTTGCGGCGGCCCAGGAGGAATCGATCCTCAGCCTACTTATGAAGAGATAAAGAATTTTTTGCAGGATCTATAG
- a CDS encoding CrcB family protein produces the protein MFLFGCVGFLGSMSTFSSFISDLINTFLVKRWRQFLLVVLFSLVGGALAMAAGVILGNGL, from the coding sequence TTGTTTTTATTTGGCTGTGTTGGCTTTTTAGGCAGTATGAGTACTTTTTCGAGTTTTATTTCTGACTTGATCAATACCTTTTTAGTTAAGCGATGGAGGCAATTTCTATTAGTAGTTTTATTTTCTTTGGTTGGCGGCGCCTTGGCTATGGCAGCAGGTGTTATTTTGGGTAATGGCTTATAA
- the gyrB gene encoding DNA topoisomerase (ATP-hydrolyzing) subunit B: MSEDSKVQKVQAAYGAEQIQVLEGLEPVRKRPGMYIGSTGPRGLHHLVYEVVDNAVDEALAGHCDQIVVVLGNDGSAAVTDNGRGIPTDVHPRTGKSALETVLTVLHAGGKFGSGGYKVSGGLHGVGVSVVNALSEWVEVTVRRQEQVHQQRFEKGAPIGSLLSEAQPISEKGLTGTTVCFKPDIEVFTGGIDFDYVTLSSRLRELAYLNGGVKIIFRDERTSSLDSEGKPYEEVYFYEGGIKEYVTYMNKEKDALHPEIIYVNSEKDNVQVEAALQWCVDAYSDSILGFANNIRTVDGGTHIEGLKTVLTRTLNSFAKKRGKRKDGDTNLAGENIREGLTVVLSVKVPDPEFEGQTKTKLGNTEVRGIVDTLVGDSLSQYLEFNPSVIDLILEKAIQAFNAAEAARRARELVRRKSVLESSTLPGKLADCSSRDPSESEIYIVEGDSAGGSAKQGRDRRFQAILPLRGKILNIEKTDDAKIYKNTEIQSLITALGLGIKGEEFQSKNLRYHRVVIMTDADVDGAHIRTLLLTFFYRYQKELVEGGYIYIACPPLYKVERGKSHKYCYNEGELKTTISGFGEKANYNIQRFKGLGEMMPKQLWETTMDPSSRMMKRVEIEDALEADRIFTILMGDKVAPRREFIETHSVDLDMAALDI, from the coding sequence ATGAGCGAAGACTCCAAGGTCCAGAAGGTTCAAGCCGCCTATGGCGCTGAACAGATTCAGGTACTTGAAGGCCTGGAGCCTGTCAGGAAAAGACCTGGCATGTATATAGGTTCGACTGGTCCTAGAGGGCTGCATCATCTTGTTTATGAGGTTGTTGATAATGCAGTGGATGAGGCTTTAGCAGGCCATTGTGATCAGATTGTTGTTGTACTTGGTAATGATGGCTCTGCAGCTGTTACAGATAACGGTCGAGGGATTCCCACTGATGTTCACCCTCGTACTGGGAAGAGTGCGCTAGAAACTGTTCTTACGGTTTTACATGCGGGGGGTAAGTTTGGAAGTGGTGGGTACAAAGTTTCAGGAGGACTCCACGGAGTGGGGGTCTCGGTAGTTAATGCCCTTAGTGAATGGGTCGAAGTTACAGTTCGCCGCCAAGAACAAGTTCATCAACAACGATTTGAAAAAGGTGCTCCCATTGGAAGCTTGCTTTCTGAAGCTCAACCTATTTCAGAGAAGGGTTTAACCGGCACAACTGTTTGTTTTAAGCCTGATATAGAAGTTTTTACCGGGGGCATTGATTTTGACTATGTCACGTTGTCATCACGACTGCGAGAGCTTGCATATTTAAATGGCGGCGTAAAAATTATTTTTCGTGATGAAAGAACTTCTTCTTTGGACTCTGAAGGGAAGCCTTATGAGGAGGTTTACTTTTATGAGGGTGGAATAAAAGAATATGTCACTTATATGAATAAAGAAAAGGATGCATTGCACCCAGAAATTATATATGTTAATTCCGAGAAGGATAATGTGCAGGTTGAAGCTGCTCTTCAATGGTGCGTTGATGCTTATTCAGATAGCATTTTGGGGTTTGCAAATAATATTCGAACTGTTGATGGAGGAACGCATATTGAAGGGTTAAAAACTGTCTTAACTCGTACACTCAATTCTTTTGCTAAAAAGCGAGGAAAACGTAAGGACGGTGATACAAATTTGGCAGGTGAGAATATTCGAGAAGGCTTAACAGTCGTTCTTTCTGTGAAGGTTCCAGACCCTGAATTTGAAGGTCAGACCAAAACAAAACTTGGCAATACTGAGGTGCGAGGAATAGTTGATACTTTAGTTGGTGATTCTTTAAGTCAATATTTGGAATTTAACCCAAGTGTTATTGACTTAATCTTAGAAAAAGCAATACAGGCTTTTAACGCTGCTGAAGCTGCAAGGCGAGCCAGAGAACTTGTTCGTAGAAAAAGTGTTCTAGAGAGCTCTACTTTGCCAGGTAAGTTGGCTGATTGTAGTTCTAGAGATCCTTCAGAGTCGGAGATATATATTGTTGAGGGTGATTCAGCAGGTGGCTCTGCAAAACAAGGCCGAGATAGGCGTTTTCAGGCGATTCTTCCTTTGCGAGGCAAGATACTTAATATTGAAAAAACTGATGATGCAAAAATATATAAAAATACAGAGATTCAATCTCTTATTACAGCTCTAGGGTTAGGCATTAAAGGAGAAGAATTTCAATCTAAGAATCTTCGTTATCATAGGGTCGTAATCATGACTGATGCTGATGTAGACGGTGCTCATATAAGAACACTTTTATTGACATTCTTTTATCGATACCAAAAAGAATTAGTAGAAGGTGGATATATTTATATTGCTTGCCCCCCTCTTTACAAGGTGGAAAGAGGTAAGAGTCATAAGTATTGCTATAATGAAGGTGAATTGAAAACTACAATTTCTGGATTTGGTGAGAAAGCTAATTATAATATCCAACGATTTAAAGGTCTTGGTGAGATGATGCCAAAACAATTGTGGGAGACGACAATGGATCCATCTTCTAGAATGATGAAAAGAGTAGAGATAGAAGATGCATTAGAAGCTGATCGAATTTTTACAATATTGATGGGCGACAAAGTTGCACCGCGCAGAGAGTTTATTGAAACCCATAGTGTTGACTTGGATATGGCTGCACTTGATATCTGA
- the mgtE gene encoding magnesium transporter, giving the protein MNEATGAPNTTAFVRNSPHPADVVAAQLESMLSAGNYDGVKTLLQPVQPVDIAEAIGRLPLILQALAFRLLNKNEAIEVYEYLDPVVQQSLLDRLRSNEVLELVEEMSPDDRVQLFDELPAKVVRRLLSQLSPAERRVTAQLLGYEVETAGRLMTTEFIDLKEFQTAQEALTIVRRQAPFTETIYSLYVTDRERHLTGILSLRDLVTAEPGDRIRDVMTREVVNVRTDTDQEEVARAIQRYDFLALPVVDLEQRLVGIVTVDDVIDVIEQEATRDIYAAGAVQAGDEDDYFQSNLFVVARRRVVWLSALVLANGLTTQVIAMNDAVLKQVVLLAAFIPLLIGTGGNVGAQSSTVVIRGLSTQSIQTLGVTKAIVREAIAGALLGLLMLLVVVPFAWWRGEGPLIGTAVGISLIAITTLAATAGAALPLFFDRMGLDPALMSAPFITTATDVAGVLIYLRTASWLLAHMSPSLL; this is encoded by the coding sequence ATGAATGAGGCAACGGGGGCACCTAACACAACTGCTTTTGTGAGGAATAGCCCTCATCCCGCAGATGTGGTGGCTGCTCAATTGGAATCGATGTTGTCTGCGGGTAACTATGACGGAGTTAAAACTTTGCTTCAGCCGGTTCAACCGGTGGATATTGCTGAGGCAATTGGTCGTCTTCCTTTGATATTGCAAGCTTTGGCTTTTAGGCTTTTAAATAAAAATGAAGCAATAGAAGTTTATGAGTATTTAGATCCTGTAGTTCAACAAAGTTTGCTTGATCGACTCCGCTCAAATGAAGTCCTTGAGTTAGTGGAGGAGATGTCTCCTGATGACAGAGTTCAGTTATTTGATGAGTTGCCTGCCAAGGTTGTGCGTCGACTGCTTTCTCAGTTGAGTCCTGCAGAGAGGCGAGTCACAGCTCAATTGCTTGGGTATGAAGTTGAGACAGCTGGCAGATTGATGACTACTGAATTTATTGACCTTAAAGAATTCCAGACTGCTCAAGAGGCTTTAACGATTGTGAGGCGTCAGGCTCCTTTTACAGAAACTATTTATAGCTTGTATGTGACAGATCGAGAAAGGCATCTCACAGGAATTCTGTCTTTAAGGGATTTGGTGACTGCTGAGCCAGGAGATCGTATTCGAGATGTTATGACTCGTGAAGTCGTTAATGTTCGAACTGATACTGACCAGGAAGAGGTCGCACGAGCTATTCAGCGATATGACTTTCTAGCTTTACCTGTAGTTGACCTAGAGCAACGCCTTGTAGGCATAGTCACGGTAGATGATGTGATTGATGTAATTGAGCAAGAAGCGACACGTGATATTTATGCTGCTGGAGCGGTACAGGCTGGTGATGAAGATGATTATTTTCAAAGTAATTTGTTTGTAGTCGCTAGGCGACGTGTTGTTTGGTTATCTGCCTTGGTTTTGGCAAATGGCCTTACAACACAGGTGATAGCAATGAATGATGCTGTTTTGAAGCAGGTTGTGCTTCTTGCGGCATTTATTCCTTTGCTCATTGGTACAGGTGGCAACGTTGGTGCTCAGAGTTCGACGGTGGTTATTCGAGGTTTAAGTACTCAAAGTATTCAAACCCTTGGAGTAACAAAAGCGATTGTTAGAGAGGCTATTGCGGGGGCACTATTGGGATTACTGATGTTGTTGGTAGTGGTTCCTTTTGCGTGGTGGCGTGGGGAAGGTCCTTTGATTGGGACCGCTGTAGGAATCAGTCTCATTGCGATTACAACATTGGCAGCTACTGCTGGGGCTGCACTTCCTTTGTTTTTTGATCGGATGGGCTTAGACCCTGCACTAATGTCTGCACCTTTTATTACTACTGCAACTGATGTTGCTGGAGTGTTGATTTACCTGCGCACTGCCTCATGGCTTCTTGCGCATATGAGCCCATCTCTTCTATAG
- a CDS encoding FluC/FEX family fluoride channel — protein sequence MSELIAGFRPFCLVASGAIIGSWTRMYITDYFAIIFPAKYWGTIFVNVLATFFLGFFLRSSSQLTI from the coding sequence ATGTCTGAATTGATTGCAGGCTTTAGGCCTTTTTGTTTGGTTGCTAGTGGTGCAATCATAGGCTCTTGGACTCGAATGTATATAACGGATTATTTTGCAATTATTTTCCCTGCTAAGTATTGGGGAACAATTTTTGTGAACGTCTTAGCTACTTTTTTTCTTGGTTTTTTTTTGCGCTCCAGTTCTCAGCTTACAATTTGA
- a CDS encoding fluoride efflux transporter FluC → MAYKIKLVHKEFYKLLIVLLGAIPGAVIRWQLNNNFFVNLTGAALLGFVIGLQLNRRWKLMLGVGFCGSLTTFSGWIFDSTLLLLNGSLIQAFGLILYTLGFGLLSGAFGFLVGRNIKLPRLFL, encoded by the coding sequence ATGGCTTATAAAATTAAATTAGTACATAAGGAGTTTTATAAGCTTTTAATTGTGTTGTTGGGCGCTATCCCAGGAGCGGTTATTCGTTGGCAGCTTAATAATAATTTTTTTGTTAACCTTACTGGTGCTGCTTTATTGGGATTTGTAATTGGCTTGCAATTAAATAGAAGATGGAAATTAATGCTAGGGGTGGGATTTTGTGGCTCTCTAACTACTTTTAGTGGTTGGATATTTGATTCTACTTTACTATTACTTAATGGATCATTGATCCAGGCTTTTGGATTGATTTTGTATACTTTGGGGTTCGGATTGTTATCAGGTGCGTTTGGATTCTTGGTCGGAAGAAATATTAAGCTTCCAAGGCTTTTTCTATAG
- a CDS encoding glutathione peroxidase has translation MSVNVSEVIVKTANGDDLRLGEYRGQVLLIVNVASRCGFTKQYAGLQELQNTYGPKGFQVLGFPCNDFGAQEPGTISEIKTFCSATYNATFTLFEKVHAKGNTTEPYSTLNQAEPTGEVQWNFEKFLISKEGNVLMRCKSAIEPNSEELKAAIEKALEA, from the coding sequence ATGAGCGTGAACGTAAGTGAAGTGATCGTAAAAACTGCCAATGGAGATGACTTACGACTGGGGGAATACCGTGGGCAGGTACTACTAATAGTGAATGTTGCGAGTCGCTGCGGCTTCACAAAGCAATACGCAGGACTTCAAGAATTGCAAAACACTTATGGGCCAAAAGGCTTCCAAGTTCTTGGCTTCCCTTGCAACGACTTTGGAGCACAAGAACCGGGGACCATTTCAGAGATTAAAACTTTCTGCTCTGCAACCTATAACGCAACATTTACCCTATTTGAAAAGGTACATGCAAAAGGCAATACAACAGAACCCTACTCAACACTCAATCAAGCAGAACCAACAGGAGAGGTTCAATGGAATTTCGAAAAGTTTCTAATTAGCAAAGAAGGAAATGTATTAATGCGATGTAAAAGTGCAATAGAGCCTAATAGCGAAGAATTAAAAGCTGCTATAGAAAAAGCCTTGGAAGCTTAA